ATCGTTCCTTTCGGAGAAATTCTTATCGTGATCGGAAGATGCGAAAATCCAGTAGTTCTCCCCCTTAAACCCCAACTTCGCAGGGCTATCGGAAAGTCCTAAATACAAACAAAGACTCGTCGTCATCTTCTCCCGATCGTAAAAATCCTTCAGTTTTTTACGAAACGAAATAGGAAACGATTCGGGAATCAGCTTCGTGTAAGTCGGATATGCACCGGCGCAGGAAATGATTACGGGCGCAAAAAAATCCCGTTCCTGGCCTTCGCCTCGTAACGCTTTCGTCTTCACTCCAATAGCTTTACCGTCTTGAATCAGAATTTCCCGAACTTCCACCGAGGACAAGACGTCTCCGCCGCCTGCCTTTACGATCGGCTCGATCGCATCGAAAATTTTTCCTGCGCCGCCGACGGGATAATATCCACCGTTAATATAATGTTGCACTAAAGAAGCATGCATCGCGAACGCTACCTTCGAAGGAGGCAATCCATGATCTCCCCATTGGGCCGCTAAAATTCCCTTCAATTCTTCGCTTTTGAAATTCGCGTCAAAATACTCTTTCAGCGTCGTGATCGTCGGGTCTCCTAATAACTCGGAGAAGGATTCCAAAGGTGGAGGAGCCAATCTAAGCATCAGTGATTTGCCGAATAATGCGGAGGTTTTCTTGATATCCTTCAGATAACGCTCGATCGCTTCCTGCTCTTCCGGAAATTGCCGGATCAAGTCGGTTTTGAATTTTTCCGGATCCCCGTAAATATCGAAGGTTCCTGAAGGAAACATCAATCTTTCAAACGGCTCATACATCCGATTCCAGCGAACGGCTTTTCCGGTAATCTTATCCGAAAGCTTTCTACATAGACCTTCTTCGTGCATATCCCCTACGTAATGGATTCCTACGTCCCAATGGTATTTTCCCTGCTTCCTCTGGAATTCGTGGGTAAACCCTCCCGGCTGAAAATGCTTTTCTAAAATTAGCACTTTCTTACCCGCAAACTGAGTCAAAAGACTCGCCGCCGTTAAGCTTCCCATTCCGGAGCCTATAAAAATAACGTCATACCGGTTATCCGAATTTTCGATTTCCA
This is a stretch of genomic DNA from Leptospira fainei serovar Hurstbridge str. BUT 6. It encodes these proteins:
- a CDS encoding phytoene desaturase family protein, whose amino-acid sequence is MEIENSDNRYDVIFIGSGMGSLTAASLLTQFAGKKVLILEKHFQPGGFTHEFQRKQGKYHWDVGIHYVGDMHEEGLCRKLSDKITGKAVRWNRMYEPFERLMFPSGTFDIYGDPEKFKTDLIRQFPEEQEAIERYLKDIKKTSALFGKSLMLRLAPPPLESFSELLGDPTITTLKEYFDANFKSEELKGILAAQWGDHGLPPSKVAFAMHASLVQHYINGGYYPVGGAGKIFDAIEPIVKAGGGDVLSSVEVREILIQDGKAIGVKTKALRGEGQERDFFAPVIISCAGAYPTYTKLIPESFPISFRKKLKDFYDREKMTTSLCLYLGLSDSPAKLGFKGENYWIFASSDHDKNFSERNDWINESGEIPNLYVSFPSLKNPEAKSHTADVITFTDYENFAEWKSFPWKKRGEDYKILKEKITNRILSTIESKFPGFSKLVEFSELSTPITNEHFTSHPDGAIYGLACVAERYDKEKCPWFDVRTPVSGLFLTGADAGSPGIAGAMMAGLAAATAVIGSNALLKELRN